The nucleotide window TGCTTGCCGATCCTTCCGATCACAAGCCGCGCGCCCCCCGTCAGCCGAAAGAGGCTACCGACGCACCGGCTATCATCATTCAGGGCCGTCGCGGGATTGTTCTAAGTGGCCAGGTCACGGTTCGGTTCGACGGCGAGGCCGCGCCCCAAACCTTCGACTTCTGATAGCTTTTACCGTCCACGTTCTCTCAGCATCGAGGCGACGTGGAATTTAGAGCGGTGGCAGTTGCCACCGCTTTTTGTTTGTGGGGTAGGTATCTACTGTATGGCAGGATAAGCCTTGCGGCGGCTAATGTTAACCGATACGCTCAATCCTATCGGATCGCGCTTCACGGTTGGGAGATACCTACCCCACATGGAAAAGACGCTGGGCTTCAAGATCGAGGCAACCAAGCTCGCAAAGATTGACGCGCTTGCGCAGACGAGGGGAGGGCGCGGCCCCTTCATGCGTCAACTGGTTGACGCCGTGCTCCGGCAGTCCGGGGCGGCCAGCGAGGCCGCACCTCTTGTTGACCGCGAGGCCGCTGGCGAGCATCGCCTTTATCTTCGGCCGACCGAAACCGAACTGGCCGTGATCCGCCATCGCGCAAAAGAGCGCCGCATGACCCCGGCGACCTGGGCCATGGCTCTTGTGCGGCGACACATCGGCATTGCCGCGCCTGTCGATCGCGAATTGCGCGAAGAGCTGTTGAATTGCCGTCAGGCGTTGCAGCGCATTGGGCGCAACGTGAATCAGATCGCCCGAGCCGCTAACAAGATGGCGCTGGCGGACAATGCAGCGGAGATCGCCGGCGAGCTGCAAAAGGTCAACGACCTGCGCGCGGCGATCGGCGCGGCCGTCGAAGGTATCGGCGCCGCTACGAAAGCTGACCTGTCCTATTGGGAGGTTTCCAGTGAGCGACTTTGATAGCAGCTTTGAGGCGGGACAGCTTGCCGCGCTGTTCAAACCAAAGCTGACCAGCGACCCGAACAGGCGCGGGGCCGATATGTTGCTGCGCTCGCTGAGTTCGAGGCGGGCAGGCCAGGGCGGGAGCACGCGGGCGCGGCTTGCTCGCGTTGTCAGCCGTGCCCCGGAGGTCATGGTCAAGGTTACGGGCAGGCCGAAGGGCAAGAACCACGCGGCTGCGCATTTCGACTATATCGGCCGGAAAGGCGATGTGCCGCTTGAAACGCGTGATGGCGACATACTGACTGACAAGGAAGCTCGGGCGGAGCTGGCGCGCGATTGGGGCGATCCTGTCTATTGGCGTGACAATTCTACCGTAGCCGCCGTGAGCATGGTTTTTTCGATGCCGGCAGGGACAGACCCCGACAAGGTTCTTTCAGCGGTGCGCGAGGTCGCGCGCAGCGAGATCGGGCATGAGTGGGATTACGTCCTGGCGCTGCATACGGACACACCGCGGCCCCACGTGCATGTGACGGTTGCCGCGCGCGGCGACACAGGGCAACGCTTCAACCCGCGACCTCAAACGCTGCATCATTACCGGGAGCGCTTTGCAGAGGAATTGCGGGCGAGGGGGGTTACTGCCGAGGCAACGCCTCGCGCAGCGCGTGGTGTCGGCCGAGCCGGTCAGAGCATGGCCCTGAATCGGATGAGGCAGCGCTACATGGCCGGCACCGCACCTGCGCCGTTTGCCAATCAGAAGATCACTGCGGCCGCGCGAGACCAGCTGGCGGGGCGGTCAACCGCTCCGGATTTCGTGGTGCGCGGGCGGCAGGCATGGAATGAGACGCAACACCGCTATCTAGCTGCCGCCAAGCGGCTTGAGACAAGCAGCGATCCAGCTGACCGCCAGCTTGCCGACCAGGTGCGGCAATTTGTGGGGGCAGGGCGAACGCCTACAATTCATGAGCGATCGGTAGCCGCGATGGAGCGGAAGCGGCAGAGCGAACGATCTAGGAACCGCGATCGTTCGCGGGAAGGGCCAGGACGATAGTTATTGGCCGTGCTTGGTCCAACCAACGCTGTTTGCACGTTCCAAAGCGACCAATGCGTCTGATACCGCCTTCTGTGCGACTAGAAGATAACCTTCGGCAATGCTGGGCCATGTTAGCTCATCGAACGGATTTGTGACGTTGCCGTTGAAATAGTCGAGAGCTTCATGAGCGCGTGCAGCCGCCTCGATTACCTTGGCGGTATGTTTCTTTGCCCTGTCAGATTTCTTCATCGTGCCTCATGAGGCCATAGCCCATCAAGAGATCGCAAGCGGTGGCAGCTGCCACCGCTCTACCTTCCGTCAGTTTTGAGCCTGTCACGATCTACGGACAGCTGTGGTAGCATCGGATACTTTAAGGCTTCACGCTCCCGCGCCCGACCTTCATCTATCCGGCGTCACCTCAAGGTTTGTTCGCCAGACAACGATTTCTCGGACATAAGCGGAACATGGGCTACGCTACACGCTTCAACCGCGCCATTGGCTCGTTGAGTGGGTGGAATTCACCTGCTGGAAGTCGCCTGGCCTGCTCCCAGAGGTAATCGCCGGTCAGACTGATGTGCGCCCAGCCCATCGGAGAAAGGTGCGCAAGCAGTGCCGCATCGAACGTCGTGCCGACAGCGTTGAGGTGCTGGGCGGCCCGGTCGAGATAGACC belongs to Sphingobium sp. JS3065 and includes:
- a CDS encoding relaxase/mobilization nuclease domain-containing protein, which encodes MVKVTGRPKGKNHAAAHFDYIGRKGDVPLETRDGDILTDKEARAELARDWGDPVYWRDNSTVAAVSMVFSMPAGTDPDKVLSAVREVARSEIGHEWDYVLALHTDTPRPHVHVTVAARGDTGQRFNPRPQTLHHYRERFAEELRARGVTAEATPRAARGVGRAGQSMALNRMRQRYMAGTAPAPFANQKITAAARDQLAGRSTAPDFVVRGRQAWNETQHRYLAAAKRLETSSDPADRQLADQVRQFVGAGRTPTIHERSVAAMERKRQSERSRNRDRSREGPGR
- the mobC gene encoding plasmid mobilization relaxosome protein MobC, whose protein sequence is MEKTLGFKIEATKLAKIDALAQTRGGRGPFMRQLVDAVLRQSGAASEAAPLVDREAAGEHRLYLRPTETELAVIRHRAKERRMTPATWAMALVRRHIGIAAPVDRELREELLNCRQALQRIGRNVNQIARAANKMALADNAAEIAGELQKVNDLRAAIGAAVEGIGAATKADLSYWEVSSERL